From Nerophis ophidion isolate RoL-2023_Sa linkage group LG15, RoL_Noph_v1.0, whole genome shotgun sequence, one genomic window encodes:
- the LOC133569886 gene encoding rRNA N6-adenosine-methyltransferase ZCCHC4-like, translating to MSLSDALGYGQSITLSSSPLSLKQHSAPCFSAPYFPFAAKVPHPRSLTFEGGQGSATFSIQRDPKDRNFFQWEDEKVSKARVLAGEAENRLKRPLFSQQQCIARFRQFISLPMDQKKFRGDCQTLLLPQEHSAHACHSCSSELRRPSMLLRPLVDKKSNAQYLFTERNSRFLLETLLGMGYHKVLCVGTPILHELIKLEKLETPESTPMKSLLLDIDFRYAQFYSQDEFCHYNMFNHHFFDSEATWLQEILASSVTDEA from the exons ATGTCTTTGTCTGATGCACTTGGCTACGGTCAATCCATCACTCTCTCCTCTTCACCTTTGTCTCTGAAGCAACATTCGGCACCTTGTTTTTCCGCTCCCTACTTCCCCTTCGCAGCCAAAGTCCCCCACCCCCGCTCGCTGACATTTgagggtg gacaggggtcggcaaccttcagcatacaaagagacCCAAAAGACCGCAACTTTTTCCAGTGGGAAGATGAAAAGGTCTCCAAAGCCAGGGTGCTGGCCGGAGAAGCGGAGAACAGGTTGAAGAGGCCTCTGTTTAGCCAGCAGCAGTGCATTGCAAGGTTCAGACAGTTTATATCCCTCCCGATGGACCAAAAGAAGTTCCGTGGGGATTGTCAGACACTCCTCCTCCCTCAGGAACACTCGGCACATGCCTGCCACTCTTGCTCGTCCGAGCTGCGGAGGCCGAGCATGCTTCTACGGCCTCTCGTTGACAAGAAGAGCAACGCCCAGTATCTCTTCACAGAGCGCAACTCCCGCTTCTTGCTGGAAACCCTGCTTGGTATGGGGTACCACAAGGTGCTTTGTGTGGGCACTCCAATCCTACACGAGTTGATAAAACTTGAAAAACTGGAAACCCCTGAATCTACGCCAATGAAGAGCCTTCTTCTGGATATCGACTTCAGATATGCCCAGTTTTACAGCCAGGATGAGTTCTGTCATTACAACATGTTCAACCACCACTTCTTTGATAGCGAAGC